The Capra hircus breed San Clemente chromosome 25, ASM170441v1, whole genome shotgun sequence genome has a window encoding:
- the LOC108633902 gene encoding uncharacterized protein LOC108633902 isoform X2: MGNEPEEAQMEAALAETEEELSKYVCEFMEDHIQENLPESLQESSPLLQEARQEVRRRIQRPSVTAFLEVQNPEESIWARALRRFQGMLRSLQQRCWDVLTWLQEKVAACLEAVCSEVKAVWGVLTDFCSSVGQLFRNLIQV; encoded by the exons ATGGGAAATGAACCAGAAGAAGCACAG ATGGAGGCAGCCCTAGCAGAGACGGAG GAGGAACTCAGCAAGTATGTCTGTGAATTCATGGAAGATCACATTCAAGAGAACCTTCCC GAATCCCTACAGGAGTCCAGTCCCTTGCTTCAGGAAGCACGGCAAGAAGTACGCCGCAGAATCCAGAGACCCTCAGTCACTGCCTTTCTGGAGGTCCAGAATCCAGAAGAGAGCATCTGGGCCAGAGCCCTGAGGCGGTTCCAAGGCATGCTGCGGAGTCTCCAGCAGCGGTGTTGGGATGTGCTGACCTGGCTGCAGGAGAAGGTGGCAGCCTGCCTGGAGGCCGTCTGCAGTGAGGTGAAGGCCGTCTGGGGAGTGCTGACGGATTTCTGCTCCTCTGTTGGGCAGCTCTTCAGAAACCTCATTCAGGTCTAA
- the LOC108633902 gene encoding uncharacterized protein LOC108633902 isoform X1 produces MCFAKAVPYDQASLRSMLHSSVDHYCDRMGNEPEAAQMEAALAETEEELSKYVCEFMEDHIQENLPESLQESSPLLQEARQEVRRRIQRPSVTAFLEVQNPEESIWARALRRFQGMLRSLQQRCWDVLTWLQEKVAACLEAVCSEVKAVWGVLTDFCSSVGQLFRNLIQV; encoded by the exons ATGTGCTTCGCTAAG GCAGTCCCATATgaccaggcttctctgaggagCATGCTG CACAGCTCTGTGGATCATTACTGTGATCGGATGGGAAATGAACCAGAAGCAGCACAG ATGGAGGCAGCCCTAGCAGAGACGGAG GAGGAACTCAGCAAGTATGTCTGTGAATTCATGGAAGATCACATTCAAGAGAACCTTCCC GAATCCCTACAGGAGTCCAGTCCCTTGCTTCAGGAAGCACGGCAAGAAGTACGCCGCAGAATCCAGAGACCCTCAGTCACTGCCTTTCTGGAGGTCCAGAATCCAGAAGAGAGCATCTGGGCCAGAGCCCTGAGGCGGTTCCAAGGCATGCTGCGGAGTCTCCAGCAGCGGTGTTGGGATGTGCTGACCTGGCTGCAGGAGAAGGTGGCAGCCTGCCTGGAGGCCGTCTGCAGTGAGGTGAAGGCCGTCTGGGGAGTGCTGACGGATTTCTGCTCCTCTGTTGGGCAGCTCTTCAGAAACCTCATTCAGGTCTAA
- the LOC106503617 gene encoding uncharacterized protein LOC106503617 — protein MCFTRGQRLGRLATVTASASRGEDSASSSLGVPHDQASLRSMLHRSVDHFCDRMGNEPEEAQMEAALAETEEELSKYVCEFMEDHIQENLPESLQESSPLLQEAPQEVRCRFQRPSVTAFLEVQNPEESIWARALRRFQGMLRSLQQRCWDVLTWLQEKAAACLQAISSAVKAILGELTDLCSSVGQLFRNLIQV, from the exons ATGTGCTTCACTAGG GGTCAGAGGTTGGGAAGACTGGCCACCGTCACCGCTAGTGCCTCAAGAGGAGAGGACAGCGCCAGTTCCTCCCTG GGAGTCCCACATgaccaggcttctctgaggagCATGCTG CACCGCTCTGTGGATCATTTCTGTGATAGGATGGGAAATGAACCAGAAGAAGCACAG ATGGAGGCAGCCCTAGCAGAGACGGAG GAGGAACTCAGCAAGTATGTCTGTGAATTCATGGAAGATCACATTCAAGAGAACCTTCCC GAATCCCTGCAGGAGTCCAGTCCCTTGCTTCAGGAAGCACCGCAAGAAGTTCGCTGCAGATTCCAGAGACCCTCAGTCACTGCCTTTCTGGAGGTCCAGAATCCAGAAGAGAGCATCTGGGCCAGAGCCCTGAGGCGGTTCCAAGGTATGCTGCGGAGTCTCCAGCAGCGGTGTTGGGATGTGCTGACCTGGCTGCAGGAGAAGGCGGCAGCCTGCCTACAGGCCATTTCCAGTGCAGTGAAGGCCATCTTGGGAGAGCTGACGGATTTATGCTCCTCTGTTGGGCAGCTCTTCAGAAACCTCATTCAGGTCTAG